One genomic region from Stutzerimonas decontaminans encodes:
- a CDS encoding DUF3617 domain-containing protein, translating into MTHLPRLAVLAVLSLTLLPAHAQKILPGLWEFSSGDIQVDGQQMPGMDAMLAQMQNLPAEQRRMMEEMLAAQGVKLGGKGVQICLSKAQVEADELPFQDDPNCTQEITERSDKIWKFRFECPDARGQGETRFISNKEFVSTVDSEYRQGTETGSSRIESHARWVSDDCGTLKPAR; encoded by the coding sequence ATGACTCACCTGCCCCGCCTGGCCGTTCTTGCGGTCCTGTCGCTGACGCTGCTTCCCGCCCACGCACAGAAGATCCTGCCCGGCCTCTGGGAATTCAGCAGCGGCGACATTCAGGTGGATGGACAGCAGATGCCTGGCATGGACGCAATGCTCGCCCAGATGCAGAACCTGCCCGCCGAGCAGCGCCGGATGATGGAGGAAATGTTGGCCGCGCAGGGCGTCAAGCTTGGCGGCAAGGGTGTGCAGATTTGCCTGAGCAAGGCGCAGGTCGAAGCGGATGAGCTGCCCTTTCAGGACGATCCGAACTGCACGCAGGAAATCACCGAGCGCAGCGACAAGATATGGAAGTTCCGCTTCGAATGCCCTGACGCGCGCGGCCAGGGTGAGACACGCTTTATCAGCAACAAGGAATTCGTCAGCACCGTCGACAGCGAATATCGCCAGGGCACCGAGACTGGCAGCTCACGAATCGAATCCCACGCACGTTGGGTCTCGGACGACTGCGGCACGCTGAAACCGGCACGCTGA
- a CDS encoding CobW family GTP-binding protein has protein sequence MRTIAAMLEQIPTHLIGGPLGAGKTSLIRHLLSQKPADERWAVLINEFGQIGLDAALLSTAEDGVTLAEIPGGCLCCVNGVPFQVGLGRLLRQAKPDRLLIEPSGLGHPAQLLRQLGQPPWQTVLHLQPVVLVLDSEALSRGEALPDSQQQALPDAGLLLMNKSESLDDSARAHLAEQLPGLPLYWTTQGQLPVDRLPGIDARASEQAQASALPEGRASLPQVWLDRAKPICQVQATPENWSIGWRWHPSQRFDLEKLARCLAQWPWRRAKLVVHGGNGWQSANALDGDTLVFKSSEWRKDSRLELIFSEPQPQAELERVMEGCRIGD, from the coding sequence ATGCGCACCATAGCCGCCATGCTCGAACAGATCCCCACCCATCTTATCGGCGGCCCGCTGGGCGCCGGGAAAACCAGCCTGATCCGTCACCTGCTCAGCCAGAAGCCGGCTGACGAGCGCTGGGCGGTGCTGATCAACGAGTTCGGCCAGATTGGCCTGGATGCCGCGCTGCTGAGCACCGCCGAAGACGGCGTTACGCTGGCCGAAATCCCCGGCGGCTGCCTGTGCTGCGTCAACGGCGTGCCGTTCCAGGTCGGCCTCGGCCGACTGCTGCGCCAGGCAAAACCTGACCGGCTGCTGATCGAGCCCTCCGGCCTGGGTCACCCCGCGCAACTGCTACGCCAGCTCGGCCAGCCGCCATGGCAGACCGTATTGCACCTCCAGCCTGTCGTGCTGGTACTGGATTCCGAAGCCCTTAGCCGCGGCGAGGCGCTACCCGATAGCCAGCAGCAGGCGCTGCCGGACGCCGGTCTACTGCTGATGAACAAGAGCGAGTCGCTCGATGACTCCGCCCGGGCTCATCTTGCCGAGCAGCTGCCGGGCCTGCCGCTGTACTGGACGACGCAAGGGCAGTTGCCCGTGGATCGACTGCCGGGCATCGACGCGCGAGCCAGTGAACAAGCGCAAGCGTCCGCACTACCAGAGGGCCGGGCCTCGCTGCCGCAGGTCTGGCTCGACCGCGCCAAACCCATCTGCCAGGTACAGGCGACCCCGGAGAATTGGAGCATCGGCTGGCGCTGGCACCCCAGCCAGCGCTTCGACCTCGAGAAACTCGCGCGATGCCTGGCGCAGTGGCCGTGGCGCCGCGCCAAGCTGGTCGTCCATGGCGGCAACGGCTGGCAGTCGGCCAATGCCCTGGATGGCGATACGCTGGTCTTCAAAAGCAGCGAGTGGCGCAAAGATTCGAGGTTGGAGCTGATCTTCAGCGAGCCTCAGCCACAGGCCGAACTGGAACGCGTCATGGAAGGCTGTCGTATCGGCGACTGA
- a CDS encoding DUF3301 domain-containing protein, whose amino-acid sequence MLTLSNLFLFMLLAAAGAWLWHSHGIRERALQAVRRHCKKVDVELLDGNVAFRKLTLLPDARGQRRLARIYGFEFTVTGEQRHPGTITMFGAQVGRIELAAHPFRPADEPGRVIQLDEWRRPHD is encoded by the coding sequence ATGCTGACTCTGAGCAATCTGTTCCTGTTCATGCTGCTGGCAGCGGCCGGCGCCTGGCTGTGGCACTCCCACGGCATACGCGAGCGCGCGCTGCAGGCGGTGCGCCGGCATTGCAAGAAGGTCGACGTCGAACTGCTCGACGGCAACGTTGCCTTTCGCAAACTGACACTGTTGCCCGACGCGCGTGGTCAGCGCCGGCTCGCCCGTATCTACGGTTTCGAGTTCACGGTCACTGGTGAGCAGCGCCATCCGGGCACCATCACCATGTTCGGTGCGCAGGTCGGTCGTATCGAGCTGGCTGCTCATCCATTTCGGCCCGCCGATGAGCCGGGCCGCGTGATCCAGCTGGACGAGTGGCGCCGTCCCCACGACTGA
- a CDS encoding SMI1/KNR4 family protein — protein MEEVIEQLRELNEPVPVPLELPDDDLLVEIEEQLLINLPFGLREFLLQVSDVIYGRLEPVTATDPQSHTYLPEVAANAWDAGVPRDLIPLCQDGRDYYVVDLDGEVTLWDGDEAELTEETWETVWHWARDVWLES, from the coding sequence GTGGAAGAAGTCATCGAACAGCTGCGCGAGCTCAACGAGCCGGTACCGGTGCCGCTGGAACTGCCAGACGATGATCTGCTGGTGGAAATCGAGGAGCAGCTGCTGATCAACCTGCCGTTCGGCTTGCGTGAATTTCTGCTGCAGGTCAGCGATGTCATCTATGGCCGCCTGGAGCCGGTCACCGCCACCGACCCGCAATCGCATACCTACCTGCCGGAAGTTGCTGCCAACGCCTGGGATGCGGGTGTGCCGCGCGATCTGATCCCGCTCTGTCAGGACGGACGCGACTACTACGTGGTCGATCTGGACGGGGAGGTCACGCTGTGGGATGGCGACGAGGCCGAACTGACCGAGGAAACCTGGGAAACGGTCTGGCATTGGGCGCGCGACGTCTGGCTGGAAAGCTGA
- a CDS encoding ATP-binding protein, which produces MTTTEAPDLRQAIDRCADEPIHIPGSIQPHGFLLVVSDTELRVQQASENVRHWLGVDAQSLLGQPLSALLPTARIEAGLAALTEDDHNPFHLSDVSIQLERGVEQTFALLGHRHGGRLILEFERADNVHQAYDALYPLMRTFVVQLQETRELEALCQLAVREVKRITGFGRVKAYRFDAEDNGLVLAEVADPGYPSYLGLCFPAADIPQQARRLYRENLIRVIQDATYTPSPLVPALHPDSGAPLDLSFAALRSVSPVHLQYMRNMGTLASMSISIVIRDRLWGLISCHDAEPHAVSYQTRTACELLGRILALQIEAREAETLAQRKLQLRQQIVHLLSAMADRDSVVEGFRHLPEIVLGFAAADGAAIIAADNCEVIGDTPDQEQILELTRWLGERRRDQLIFQSDCISRDIPDMPALAAQCAGVMAISISRLHAHYLIWFRREQIKTVNWAGQPEKRIDSESGALSPRHSFEQWQETLRGYAQPWDQVVVEGALELRNAVLGIVLRKAEEMAQLAGELRASNKELEAFSYSVSHDLRAPLRHIAGYTELLSEMESKQLSERGMRFLDNIADAARFAGTLVDNLLSFSQMGRAALRLSDVDLTALVASIREELAPDCEGRQIEWHLLPMPIVIADAAFIHMVLRNLIDNAVKYSRTREVAIIEVGAEQRAGEVVVYVRDNGVGFDMQYAGKLFGVFQRLHRMEEFEGTGIGLASVRRIIERHDGQVWAEGQLDKGATFYLSLPKLSYTSSLPDRDI; this is translated from the coding sequence ATGACCACTACCGAAGCCCCGGACCTGCGCCAGGCCATCGACCGATGCGCTGACGAGCCCATCCACATTCCCGGCAGCATCCAGCCCCATGGTTTTCTGCTGGTGGTCAGCGACACCGAACTGCGCGTGCAGCAGGCCAGTGAGAACGTCCGGCATTGGCTCGGCGTCGACGCCCAGTCGCTGCTGGGCCAACCACTATCGGCGCTGCTACCGACGGCACGCATCGAAGCCGGCCTGGCGGCGCTGACCGAGGATGACCACAATCCGTTCCATCTGAGCGATGTGAGTATCCAACTCGAACGAGGGGTCGAGCAGACCTTCGCCTTGCTCGGGCATCGCCACGGCGGCCGGCTGATCCTCGAGTTCGAGCGTGCCGACAACGTTCACCAGGCGTACGATGCGCTGTATCCGTTGATGCGCACCTTCGTCGTCCAGTTGCAGGAGACTCGCGAACTCGAAGCGCTCTGCCAACTGGCGGTCAGGGAGGTCAAGCGCATCACCGGATTCGGCCGGGTGAAGGCGTACCGTTTCGATGCCGAGGACAACGGACTGGTGCTGGCGGAGGTCGCCGATCCCGGCTACCCAAGCTATCTGGGGCTGTGCTTCCCGGCGGCGGATATTCCGCAACAGGCGCGCCGCCTGTACCGGGAAAACCTGATCCGCGTGATTCAGGACGCCACCTACACGCCGTCGCCGCTGGTGCCGGCACTCCATCCGGACTCCGGCGCGCCGCTGGATCTGAGCTTCGCCGCATTGCGCAGCGTTTCCCCGGTGCATCTGCAGTACATGCGCAACATGGGCACGCTGGCGTCGATGTCGATCTCCATCGTCATTCGCGACCGGCTGTGGGGGCTGATCTCCTGCCATGATGCCGAACCGCATGCGGTCAGCTACCAGACCCGCACCGCCTGCGAGCTGCTCGGCCGTATCCTCGCGCTGCAGATCGAAGCACGGGAAGCGGAGACCCTGGCGCAGCGCAAGCTGCAATTGCGCCAGCAGATTGTCCATCTGCTTTCGGCGATGGCCGATCGCGACAGCGTGGTCGAGGGGTTTCGCCACCTACCCGAAATCGTGCTGGGCTTCGCGGCGGCCGACGGCGCGGCGATCATCGCTGCGGATAATTGCGAAGTCATCGGCGATACGCCCGACCAAGAGCAAATTCTGGAGCTGACGCGCTGGTTGGGCGAACGACGGCGCGACCAACTGATTTTTCAAAGCGACTGCATCAGCCGGGACATTCCGGACATGCCCGCGCTGGCCGCGCAGTGCGCCGGGGTCATGGCCATCTCCATCTCCCGACTGCACGCGCACTACCTGATCTGGTTCCGCCGCGAGCAGATCAAGACCGTCAACTGGGCTGGCCAGCCAGAGAAGCGCATCGACAGTGAAAGCGGCGCGCTCAGCCCGCGGCACAGCTTCGAACAGTGGCAGGAAACCCTGCGCGGCTATGCGCAGCCCTGGGATCAGGTGGTGGTCGAAGGCGCGCTGGAGTTGCGCAACGCGGTGCTCGGCATCGTCTTGCGCAAAGCCGAGGAGATGGCCCAGCTGGCCGGCGAGCTGCGCGCCAGCAACAAGGAGCTGGAAGCGTTTTCCTACAGCGTTTCCCACGATCTGCGCGCGCCGCTGCGGCACATCGCCGGCTACACCGAACTGCTCAGCGAAATGGAAAGCAAACAGCTCAGCGAACGCGGAATGCGCTTTCTCGACAACATCGCCGATGCTGCGCGCTTCGCCGGCACGCTGGTGGACAATCTGCTGAGTTTCTCGCAGATGGGTCGCGCGGCCTTGCGGCTGTCGGATGTCGATCTCACGGCGCTGGTCGCCTCGATCCGTGAGGAGCTGGCACCCGATTGCGAGGGCCGTCAGATCGAATGGCATCTGCTGCCGATGCCGATCGTTATCGCCGATGCCGCCTTCATCCACATGGTGTTGCGCAATCTTATCGACAACGCCGTCAAGTACAGCCGCACCCGTGAAGTCGCCATCATCGAGGTGGGCGCCGAGCAACGCGCCGGCGAGGTGGTGGTCTATGTGCGCGACAACGGCGTCGGCTTCGACATGCAGTACGCCGGCAAGCTGTTCGGCGTGTTCCAGCGTTTGCACCGTATGGAAGAATTCGAAGGCACCGGTATCGGCCTGGCCAGCGTGCGCCGAATCATCGAGCGCCACGATGGCCAGGTCTGGGCCGAAGGCCAGCTGGACAAGGGCGCCACGTTCTACCTTTCACTTCCCAAACTGTCCTATACATCGTCCCTTCCGGACCGAGACATCTGA
- a CDS encoding response regulator yields MLKPILLVEDNPHDLELTLIALERSQLANEVVIMRDGAEALSYLQRTGTYAERADGNPAVLLLDLKLPKIDGLEVLKTVRETAELRSIPVVMLTSSREEPDLMKAYELGVNAYVVKPVEFKDFVAAISDLGIFWAVLNEPPPGSLRLKRVRSKEEKH; encoded by the coding sequence ATGCTCAAACCGATACTGCTGGTCGAAGACAATCCCCACGATCTGGAACTCACGCTGATCGCGCTGGAGCGCAGCCAGTTGGCCAATGAAGTGGTGATCATGCGTGACGGCGCCGAGGCGCTGAGCTATCTGCAGCGCACCGGCACCTATGCCGAGCGAGCCGATGGCAATCCAGCAGTGCTGTTGCTGGACCTCAAACTGCCCAAGATCGACGGCCTGGAAGTGCTCAAGACGGTACGCGAGACCGCCGAGCTGCGCAGCATTCCGGTAGTCATGCTGACCTCCTCGCGGGAAGAGCCCGACCTGATGAAAGCCTACGAACTCGGGGTGAACGCTTACGTCGTCAAGCCGGTCGAATTCAAGGATTTCGTCGCCGCAATTTCCGATCTCGGTATTTTCTGGGCAGTACTCAACGAGCCGCCTCCAGGTTCGCTGCGACTCAAGCGCGTACGCAGCAAAGAAGAAAAGCACTGA
- a CDS encoding response regulator, producing the protein MPASKNISVLFIEDSPHDAELAQLALERSGYTLHTELVYSQAGVVEALQRRSFDLILADFILPGFSGSQALQEAQRLAPQTPFIFLSGVFGEEHAVSMMRSGAVDYVLKQNLGFLPKAVERALAEVNERRRRLQAEQALREVEVRARLAIDAARLGMWDYEPQSGTLIWDQRCRAMFGVDAQAPVDMALFERLCHPEDRTRVRAQIARAISGEDAGEYCTTYRVLFDDGSLRWMETRGQAFFTGSQCARFVGVVMDITEQQLATQTLKQLNEALGERVQERTRERDRTWELSRDLLAVTDLEMMPVALNPMWELAFDVPLEQMMQHPLTWLVHPDDLPATHEENTRVGQGKVTNRFVNRMRHRDGSYRWLSWSSVADGGRIYAAARDITSEIAAVDKLAEANRQLRAQIQERERVEATLQQMQRLEAVGQLTAGVAHDFNNLLTVILTSASFLQNDLEQGAPAERSLRRLQYIRESGERGATLTSQLLAFARRQQLAPTAIDLNDTLVNLLSLLKSTLGGSVSIATDTQANIWHALVDPTQIEMIILNLAINARDAMGDSGRLTLGTRNVVITEPALRAEDPSPGEYVVLSVTDTGTGMSEEVLSKAFEPFFTTKEVGKGSGLGLAQVFGFAKQSGGGARIESRPGVGTTVKVFLPRTAPPEALEPTAALSAGSHADNSQHRILLVDDDHSVREVTAQMLQNLGFAVTEADGGDQALQLLGEGIEIDLLLADFAMPGMNGGELARTVRVRHPELPVIFVTGYAELCELGMAGYSIIQKPFREDQLANKLHLVLREGSLADG; encoded by the coding sequence ATGCCAGCGTCAAAAAACATCAGCGTCCTGTTCATCGAGGACAGCCCGCACGACGCAGAACTGGCCCAGTTGGCGCTGGAGCGCAGTGGCTACACCCTGCATACCGAGTTGGTCTACAGCCAGGCAGGCGTCGTGGAAGCGCTGCAGCGACGATCCTTCGATCTGATCCTGGCAGACTTCATCCTGCCCGGCTTCTCCGGCAGTCAGGCGTTACAGGAAGCGCAGCGGCTGGCTCCGCAGACGCCCTTCATCTTCCTCTCCGGCGTGTTCGGCGAAGAGCATGCAGTCAGCATGATGCGTTCCGGCGCCGTCGACTATGTGCTCAAGCAGAACCTGGGTTTCCTGCCCAAAGCGGTGGAACGGGCGTTGGCAGAAGTCAACGAGCGCCGGCGGCGGCTGCAGGCCGAACAAGCGCTGCGGGAGGTGGAGGTGCGCGCGCGCCTGGCCATCGACGCGGCGCGCCTGGGCATGTGGGACTACGAGCCGCAGAGCGGCACACTGATCTGGGACCAGCGCTGCCGGGCCATGTTTGGCGTCGATGCACAGGCTCCGGTGGACATGGCGCTGTTCGAGCGGCTCTGCCACCCGGAGGATCGCACACGGGTTCGCGCACAGATCGCCCGCGCCATCTCCGGTGAAGACGCCGGCGAGTACTGCACCACCTACCGCGTGTTATTCGACGACGGCAGCCTGCGCTGGATGGAAACCCGCGGCCAGGCATTCTTCACCGGCAGTCAATGCGCGCGCTTCGTCGGCGTGGTGATGGATATCACCGAGCAGCAACTGGCGACACAGACACTCAAGCAACTGAACGAAGCCCTCGGCGAGCGCGTGCAGGAACGGACTCGCGAACGCGACCGCACCTGGGAGCTGTCACGCGACCTGCTGGCCGTTACCGATCTGGAAATGATGCCGGTTGCGCTCAATCCCATGTGGGAGCTCGCATTCGACGTCCCGCTAGAACAGATGATGCAGCATCCGCTGACCTGGCTGGTGCACCCCGACGACCTGCCGGCGACGCACGAAGAAAACACCCGCGTCGGCCAAGGCAAGGTCACCAACCGCTTCGTCAATCGCATGCGCCATCGCGATGGCAGCTATCGCTGGCTGTCCTGGTCATCGGTGGCGGATGGCGGTCGTATCTATGCAGCGGCGCGGGACATCACCAGCGAAATTGCCGCGGTCGACAAACTGGCCGAAGCCAACCGTCAGCTGCGCGCGCAGATCCAGGAACGCGAGCGTGTCGAAGCTACCTTGCAGCAGATGCAGCGCCTCGAAGCGGTTGGCCAGCTGACTGCCGGCGTCGCCCATGACTTCAACAACCTGCTCACCGTCATTCTGACCAGCGCCAGCTTTCTGCAGAACGATCTGGAGCAAGGCGCGCCGGCAGAGCGCAGTCTGCGCCGGCTGCAATACATCCGCGAATCCGGCGAACGGGGCGCGACGCTGACCAGCCAGCTGCTCGCCTTCGCCCGTCGTCAGCAACTGGCACCCACTGCGATCGACCTCAACGACACCCTGGTCAACCTGCTCAGCCTGCTGAAAAGCACGCTAGGCGGCAGCGTCAGCATCGCGACCGACACCCAGGCCAACATCTGGCATGCACTGGTGGACCCGACGCAGATCGAGATGATCATCCTCAACTTGGCGATCAATGCACGCGACGCCATGGGTGATAGCGGCCGCCTCACGCTGGGCACGCGCAACGTGGTGATCACTGAACCTGCACTGCGTGCCGAGGACCCGAGCCCAGGCGAATACGTGGTGCTTTCGGTGACCGATACCGGAACCGGGATGAGCGAAGAGGTGCTGAGCAAGGCCTTCGAGCCCTTCTTCACCACCAAGGAAGTCGGCAAGGGCTCGGGGCTGGGCCTGGCCCAGGTTTTCGGTTTCGCCAAACAGTCCGGCGGTGGTGCGCGCATCGAAAGCCGTCCGGGCGTCGGGACCACGGTCAAGGTATTCCTGCCACGTACCGCGCCGCCAGAAGCGCTGGAGCCGACCGCCGCATTGAGCGCCGGTAGCCACGCAGACAACAGTCAGCACCGTATCCTGCTGGTGGACGACGATCACAGCGTGCGCGAGGTTACCGCGCAGATGCTGCAGAATCTCGGCTTTGCCGTCACCGAAGCGGACGGCGGCGACCAGGCGCTACAGCTGCTCGGCGAGGGCATCGAGATCGATCTGTTACTGGCCGACTTCGCCATGCCCGGGATGAATGGTGGCGAGCTGGCAAGGACAGTGCGGGTACGCCATCCCGAGCTACCGGTGATTTTCGTGACCGGCTACGCCGAGCTGTGCGAACTCGGCATGGCCGGGTACTCGATCATCCAGAAGCCCTTTCGTGAAGACCAACTGGCGAACAAGCTCCACCTGGTACTGAGAGAAGGCAGCCTGGCCGATGGCTGA
- a CDS encoding biliverdin-producing heme oxygenase, with protein MAELRTQLREATAALHAQVDAAFSGFALDQPDDYRRFLRAHSRVLSATEVALERAGFAELLDDWPMRVRRHSLLADLEELECRAPAPLQAPRISGIASCWGVAYVLEGSRLGGRVLARRIRQADPNAPVRYLEHGDVARLWPTFLSQLELAAPGCAWDPMLAAAQSTFRLFADAALLERDCEYS; from the coding sequence ATGGCTGAGCTACGGACGCAGCTCAGAGAGGCGACGGCAGCGTTGCACGCGCAGGTCGACGCCGCCTTTTCCGGCTTCGCGCTCGACCAGCCGGATGACTATCGTCGCTTCCTGCGTGCCCATAGTCGGGTGCTGAGTGCCACCGAAGTCGCCCTGGAACGAGCTGGGTTCGCCGAGTTGCTCGACGACTGGCCGATGCGCGTGCGCCGTCACTCCCTCCTGGCCGATCTCGAAGAGCTGGAGTGCCGTGCCCCTGCACCCTTGCAGGCGCCGCGGATAAGCGGCATCGCCAGCTGCTGGGGCGTCGCCTATGTGCTCGAGGGGTCGCGCCTGGGTGGTCGCGTACTTGCGCGGCGGATCCGCCAGGCCGATCCAAACGCACCGGTTCGCTACCTCGAACATGGCGACGTCGCCCGGCTCTGGCCGACTTTCCTTTCCCAACTGGAACTGGCCGCGCCCGGCTGCGCCTGGGACCCGATGCTGGCTGCCGCCCAAAGCACCTTCAGGCTCTTCGCCGACGCCGCTCTGTTGGAACGAGACTGCGAATACAGCTAA